A region of Betta splendens chromosome 13, fBetSpl5.4, whole genome shotgun sequence DNA encodes the following proteins:
- the ssh2a gene encoding protein phosphatase Slingshot homolog 2 isoform X3: protein MALVTVQRSPTPSTTSSPCVSESGSGEDDRRSQPRSISESFLTVKGAALFLPRGNSPTPNSAPCISQRRNKHTGDLQKHLQTMFTVLRPEDTIRLAVRLESAYPQVTRYMVVVSTNGRQDTEESIVLGMDFSDSSCCTVGLVLPLWSDTLIHLDGDGGFSVSTVNRVHVFKPVSVQAMWSALQSLHKACEVARCHNYYPGSLFLTWVSYYQSRISSNQFCINEWNTMQDIESHRANSPILFTDLPTERERTERLIKMRLREIMMQKDLENVTCKEIRTELEMQMVCNLREFKEFIDNEMIIILGQMDRPTEIFDHVFLGSEWNASNLDELQNSGVRYILNVTREIDNFFPGMFEYHNIRVYDEEATNLLEYWNDTYKFITKAKKAGAKCLVHCKMGVSRSASTVIAYAMKEYGWDLDTAFEYVKEKRAVTKPNPSFMKQLEEYQGILLASKQRHNKLWRSHSDSDLSDRPESVCKPSSHSFGRSDSHNNNTSPSLHHFLGVAVLQALGAEPEDSAKSNTTHTSDSHSLCNGVCESPVQEEVRSDGGNPFLHPLPRARAATVIPEERLDNSASVAITVPVAVPHPPPLLHLLPPTPKLQRARQAPPTDLLISLPIHYVAEQNSSEDISPLTLESTTSDIVDQSLSDLTNDKSSPSSPSTATTFPLSIPLAPSDDNNNPSEFHMDSRGEADGSSNHSADSIDFFSAREKFLGLTQDGRSLLEQTQQRSPLSNEENEEAKSDEEEDQGKESQVSLQLEDSSDQTHYMHHDNGVSVRHIVTEIEAISHPASCLPTSLTSSSSSLPPSPHSPHFVHLEHQEETEASEVTHTSLISPSHAPSPPTLPCDWPAGSVRRVTKQLEQKLRQEMEIAVPQRSPLHSPSAEHPPARLPLCSVSTEQPPLHSFLHSTEQRVTQGEIAAVSAESKDEEKHTESRREYQRLNSSGTDKLPDPSCSSDSNISQVSDATPNITHTPTCSHTLKSSLTSNSQLLESPLDTSAWSSQSKQCQTPPQARSNRTTLDGVTVQESDTDSELEPSVQSRTWGCGSNCEAQIRLARGSQELERIQQTLRELQAFLHEGASLEVTDSEIQGPEQPRGLRDVMDTQPGPCKGVSSEQTSPRLEVGQQLEKRQDQKSFQEPAGWHRAMELEARIRQAGLTPPSLMKRSASLAKLDCLELSANDLNDLDLRPHTRTISTHSQDSFSFSPAYPDETWKKQKVLAKNKPVLSRGDSSSPPSLCLPSSSLPHHHPAKDAGEREEPDGSGSGAATPTRQQGRGQSSRRSRKSAEKKQRGVTVLYNTM from the exons TATAAGTGAGAGCTTTCTCACTGTGAAAGGTGCAGCCCTGTTCCTTCCTAGGGGTAATAGCCCCACACCCAACTCCGCACCTTGCATCAGCCAACGCAGGAACAAGCACACAG gtgacCTCCAGAAGCATCTTCAGACCATGTTCACTGTGCTGCGGCCGGAGGACACCATCCGACTG GCCGTGCGTCTGGAGAGCGCCTACCCTCAGGTAACCCGTTACATGGTGGTGGTCTCCACCAATGGGCGACAAGACACAGAGGAAAGCATCGTCCTCGGCATGGACTTCTCTGATAG CAGCTGCTGTACCGTGGGCCTGGTTCTACCTCTTTGGAGTGACACTTTGATCCACTTGGATGGAGACGG CGGTTTTAGTGTGTCGACGGTGAACAGGGTTCATGTGTTCAAGCCGGTTTCTGTCCAGGCCATGTG GTCAGCCCTCCAGTCGCTCCACAAAGCATGCGAGGTGGCTCGTTGCCATAACTACTACCCAGGCAGCTTGTTCCTGACGTGGGTCAGCTACTACCAGAGCAGGATCTCATCCAACCAATTCTGTATCAATGAGTGGAACACCATGCAGGACATCGAGTCGCATCGTGCCAACTCACCCATTCTCTTCACAGACCT CCCCACAGAGCGGGAGCGCACAGAGAGGCTGATCAAAATGCGCCTCAGAGAGATTATGATGCAGAAGGACCTGGAGAACGTCACCTGCAAAGAG ATCCGAACAGAGCTGGAGATGCAGATGGTGTGCAACCTGAGAGAGTTTAAGGAATTCATAGACAACGAGATGATAATCATCCTGGGACAGATGGACAGGCCCACTGAAATCTTTGATCATGTTTTTCTG GGCTCTGAGTGGAATGCATCCAACCTGGATGAGCTTCAGAACAGCGG AGTGCGTTACATCCTGAATGTGACCAGGGAGATAGACAACTTCTTCCCAGGGATGTTTGAGTACCACAACATTAGAGTGTATGATGAAGAAGCCACCAACCTGCTGGAGTACTGGAATGACACCTACAAATTTATCACCAAAGCCAA GAAAGCTGGGGCTAAGTGTCTGGTCCACTGTAAGATGGGTGTGAGCCGGTCCGCCTCCACAGTCATCGCCTATGCCATGAAGGAGTACGGCTGGGACCTGGACACTGCCTTCGAGTACGTCAAAGAGAAACGAGCTGTCACCAAACCAAACCCTTCCTTTatgaaacagctggaggagtaTCAGGGAATTCTGCTGGCCAG TAAACAAAGGCACAATAAGCTGTGGCGCTCCCACTCGGACAGCGATCTGTCTGACCGCCCAGAGTCTGTGTGTAAACCTTCGTCCCACTCCTTTGGCCGCTCTGACTCTCACAACAATAACACCTCCCCCTCCTTACATCACTTCCTGGGCGTGGCCGTGCTGCAAGCACTCGGCGCTGAACCGGAAGACTCGGCCAAatcaaacaccacacacacctctgaCTCACACTCACTCTGCAACGGTGTGTGTGAGTCACCGGTTCAGGAGGAGGTCAGATCAGATGGTGGAAACCCCTTCCTGCATCCCCTTCCCAGGGCTCGGGCAGCCACTGTAATTCCAGAGGAAAGACTGGACAATTCAGCAAGCGTGGCCATAACTGTTCCTGTCGCTGTGCCCCACCCGCCACCGCTGCTTCACCTTCTACCTCCTACCCCCAAACTGCAGCGTGCTCGCCAGGCTCCTCCCACAGACTTGTTGATTTCCCTGCCCATACACTATGTGGCCGAGCAAAACAGCTCAGAGGACATTTCTCCCCTCACTCTGGAATCCACCACTTCTGATATAGTAGATCAGTCATTATCAGATTTAACAAATGACAAAAGCAGCCCTTCCAGCCCTTCTACTGCCACCACTTTTCCTCTGAGTATTCCCCTCGCTCCAAGTGATGACAACAACAACCCCAGTGAGTTTCATATGGACAGCCGGGGCGAGGCCGATGGGTCGTCCAACCACAGCGCAGACAGCATCGACTTCTTCAGTGCCAGGGAAAAGTTTCTGGGCTTGACACAAGACGGTAGGAGCCTTTtggagcagacgcagcagaggTCACCGCTGTCGAACGAGGAAAATGAGGAAGCGAaatcagatgaggaggaagatcaAGGAAAGGAGAGTCAG GTGTCTCTGCAGTTGGAAGACAGCTCTGACCAAACTCACTATATGCACCATGACAATGGAGTCTCCGTCCGCCATATTGTAACAGAGATCGAAGCCATATCCCACCCTGCCTCCTGCCTTCCTACTTCCTTGacttcctcctcttcgtcgCTACCCCCATCTCCCCACAGTCCTCACTTCGTCCACCTGGAACATcaagaggagacagaggcgtctgaagtcacacacacttctctgaTTTCACCCTCACATGCACCGTCTCCCCCCACGCTGCCGTGCGACTGGCCAGCAGGCTCCGTGCGGCGGGTCAccaagcagctggagcagaagctgaGGCAGGAAATGGAGATAGCAGTTCCTCAGCGGTCCCCCCTGCATTCTCCCAGCGCCGAACACCCTCCTGCCAGACTTCCCCTGTGCTCCGTGAGCACCGAACAGCCTCCACTTCACTCCTTTCTGCACTCCACAGAACAAAGAGTCACTCAGGGAGAGATCGCGGCTGTTTCTGCTGAATCCAAAGACGAAGAGAAGCATACGGAGTCACGACGGGAGTATCAAAGACTCAACTCCTCAGGCACAGACAAACTCCCAGACCCTTCATGCTCCTCTGACTCAAATATCAGCCAAGTCTCTGATGCTACACctaacattacacacacacccacatgtaGCCATACTCTGAAATCCTCACTGACTTCTAACAGCCAGCTATTGGAATCACCTCTAGATACCTCAGCCTGGTCAAGTCAAAGCAAGCAGTGTCAAACACCACCCCAAGCCAGGTCAAACCGAACGACTCTGGATGGGGTGACGGTTCAGGAGTCAGATACAGATAGCGAGCTGGAGCCCAGTGTACAGAGCAGGACATGGGGCTGCGGCTCCAACTGCGAGGCTCAGATCAGACTGGCTCGCGGCAGCCAGGAACTGGAGAGAATTCAGCAGACGCTGAGAGAGCTGCAGGCTTTCCTCCATGAGGGAGCCAGCTTGGAGGTGACAGACAGCGAAATACAAGGACCGGAGCAGCCTCGCGGGCTGAGAGACGTGATGGACACGCAGCCAGGACCTTGTAAAGGGGTGAGTTCTGAACAGACCTCTCCACGCCTGGAAGTAGGGCAGCAGCTCGAAAAGAGACAAGACCAAAAAAGTTTTCAGGAGCCGGCGGGGTGGCACAGAGCCATGGAGCTGGAGGCACGGATCCGCCAGGCGGGTCTCACCCCCCCTTCTCTCATGAAGAGGTCGGCCTCCTTAGCTAAACTGGACTGTCTGGAGCTGTCGGCCAACGACCTCAATGACTTAGACCTCAGGCCACACACTAGGACGATATCAACACACTCCCAGGACTCGTTTAGCTTCTCCCCAGCTTACCCAGACGAAACCTGGAAGAAGCAGAAGGTGTTGGCTAAAAATAAGCCCGTTTTGTCCCGCGGTGACTCATCCTCGCCACcgtccctctgcctcccttcctcctccctccc
- the ssh2a gene encoding protein phosphatase Slingshot homolog 2 isoform X4 gives MALVTVQRSPTPSTTSSPCVSESGSGEDDRRSQPRSISESFLTVKGAALFLPRGNSPTPNSAPCISQRRNKHTGDLQKHLQTMFTVLRPEDTIRLAVRLESAYPQVTRYMVVVSTNGRQDTEESIVLGMDFSDSCCTVGLVLPLWSDTLIHLDGDGGFSVSTVNRVHVFKPVSVQAMWSALQSLHKACEVARCHNYYPGSLFLTWVSYYQSRISSNQFCINEWNTMQDIESHRANSPILFTDLPTERERTERLIKMRLREIMMQKDLENVTCKEIRTELEMQMVCNLREFKEFIDNEMIIILGQMDRPTEIFDHVFLGSEWNASNLDELQNSGVRYILNVTREIDNFFPGMFEYHNIRVYDEEATNLLEYWNDTYKFITKAKKAGAKCLVHCKMGVSRSASTVIAYAMKEYGWDLDTAFEYVKEKRAVTKPNPSFMKQLEEYQGILLASKQRHNKLWRSHSDSDLSDRPESVCKPSSHSFGRSDSHNNNTSPSLHHFLGVAVLQALGAEPEDSAKSNTTHTSDSHSLCNGVCESPVQEEVRSDGGNPFLHPLPRARAATVIPEERLDNSASVAITVPVAVPHPPPLLHLLPPTPKLQRARQAPPTDLLISLPIHYVAEQNSSEDISPLTLESTTSDIVDQSLSDLTNDKSSPSSPSTATTFPLSIPLAPSDDNNNPSEFHMDSRGEADGSSNHSADSIDFFSAREKFLGLTQDGRSLLEQTQQRSPLSNEENEEAKSDEEEDQGKESQVSLQLEDSSDQTHYMHHDNGVSVRHIVTEIEAISHPASCLPTSLTSSSSSLPPSPHSPHFVHLEHQEETEASEVTHTSLISPSHAPSPPTLPCDWPAGSVRRVTKQLEQKLRQEMEIAVPQRSPLHSPSAEHPPARLPLCSVSTEQPPLHSFLHSTEQRVTQGEIAAVSAESKDEEKHTESRREYQRLNSSGTDKLPDPSCSSDSNISQVSDATPNITHTPTCSHTLKSSLTSNSQLLESPLDTSAWSSQSKQCQTPPQARSNRTTLDGVTVQESDTDSELEPSVQSRTWGCGSNCEAQIRLARGSQELERIQQTLRELQAFLHEGASLEVTDSEIQGPEQPRGLRDVMDTQPGPCKGVSSEQTSPRLEVGQQLEKRQDQKSFQEPAGWHRAMELEARIRQAGLTPPSLMKRSASLAKLDCLELSANDLNDLDLRPHTRTISTHSQDSFSFSPAYPDETWKKQKVLAKNKPVLSRGDSSSPPSLCLPSSSLPHHHPAKDAGEREEPDGSGSGAATPTRQQGRGQSSRRSRKSAEKKQRGVTVLYNTM, from the exons TATAAGTGAGAGCTTTCTCACTGTGAAAGGTGCAGCCCTGTTCCTTCCTAGGGGTAATAGCCCCACACCCAACTCCGCACCTTGCATCAGCCAACGCAGGAACAAGCACACAG gtgacCTCCAGAAGCATCTTCAGACCATGTTCACTGTGCTGCGGCCGGAGGACACCATCCGACTG GCCGTGCGTCTGGAGAGCGCCTACCCTCAGGTAACCCGTTACATGGTGGTGGTCTCCACCAATGGGCGACAAGACACAGAGGAAAGCATCGTCCTCGGCATGGACTTCTCTGATAG CTGCTGTACCGTGGGCCTGGTTCTACCTCTTTGGAGTGACACTTTGATCCACTTGGATGGAGACGG CGGTTTTAGTGTGTCGACGGTGAACAGGGTTCATGTGTTCAAGCCGGTTTCTGTCCAGGCCATGTG GTCAGCCCTCCAGTCGCTCCACAAAGCATGCGAGGTGGCTCGTTGCCATAACTACTACCCAGGCAGCTTGTTCCTGACGTGGGTCAGCTACTACCAGAGCAGGATCTCATCCAACCAATTCTGTATCAATGAGTGGAACACCATGCAGGACATCGAGTCGCATCGTGCCAACTCACCCATTCTCTTCACAGACCT CCCCACAGAGCGGGAGCGCACAGAGAGGCTGATCAAAATGCGCCTCAGAGAGATTATGATGCAGAAGGACCTGGAGAACGTCACCTGCAAAGAG ATCCGAACAGAGCTGGAGATGCAGATGGTGTGCAACCTGAGAGAGTTTAAGGAATTCATAGACAACGAGATGATAATCATCCTGGGACAGATGGACAGGCCCACTGAAATCTTTGATCATGTTTTTCTG GGCTCTGAGTGGAATGCATCCAACCTGGATGAGCTTCAGAACAGCGG AGTGCGTTACATCCTGAATGTGACCAGGGAGATAGACAACTTCTTCCCAGGGATGTTTGAGTACCACAACATTAGAGTGTATGATGAAGAAGCCACCAACCTGCTGGAGTACTGGAATGACACCTACAAATTTATCACCAAAGCCAA GAAAGCTGGGGCTAAGTGTCTGGTCCACTGTAAGATGGGTGTGAGCCGGTCCGCCTCCACAGTCATCGCCTATGCCATGAAGGAGTACGGCTGGGACCTGGACACTGCCTTCGAGTACGTCAAAGAGAAACGAGCTGTCACCAAACCAAACCCTTCCTTTatgaaacagctggaggagtaTCAGGGAATTCTGCTGGCCAG TAAACAAAGGCACAATAAGCTGTGGCGCTCCCACTCGGACAGCGATCTGTCTGACCGCCCAGAGTCTGTGTGTAAACCTTCGTCCCACTCCTTTGGCCGCTCTGACTCTCACAACAATAACACCTCCCCCTCCTTACATCACTTCCTGGGCGTGGCCGTGCTGCAAGCACTCGGCGCTGAACCGGAAGACTCGGCCAAatcaaacaccacacacacctctgaCTCACACTCACTCTGCAACGGTGTGTGTGAGTCACCGGTTCAGGAGGAGGTCAGATCAGATGGTGGAAACCCCTTCCTGCATCCCCTTCCCAGGGCTCGGGCAGCCACTGTAATTCCAGAGGAAAGACTGGACAATTCAGCAAGCGTGGCCATAACTGTTCCTGTCGCTGTGCCCCACCCGCCACCGCTGCTTCACCTTCTACCTCCTACCCCCAAACTGCAGCGTGCTCGCCAGGCTCCTCCCACAGACTTGTTGATTTCCCTGCCCATACACTATGTGGCCGAGCAAAACAGCTCAGAGGACATTTCTCCCCTCACTCTGGAATCCACCACTTCTGATATAGTAGATCAGTCATTATCAGATTTAACAAATGACAAAAGCAGCCCTTCCAGCCCTTCTACTGCCACCACTTTTCCTCTGAGTATTCCCCTCGCTCCAAGTGATGACAACAACAACCCCAGTGAGTTTCATATGGACAGCCGGGGCGAGGCCGATGGGTCGTCCAACCACAGCGCAGACAGCATCGACTTCTTCAGTGCCAGGGAAAAGTTTCTGGGCTTGACACAAGACGGTAGGAGCCTTTtggagcagacgcagcagaggTCACCGCTGTCGAACGAGGAAAATGAGGAAGCGAaatcagatgaggaggaagatcaAGGAAAGGAGAGTCAG GTGTCTCTGCAGTTGGAAGACAGCTCTGACCAAACTCACTATATGCACCATGACAATGGAGTCTCCGTCCGCCATATTGTAACAGAGATCGAAGCCATATCCCACCCTGCCTCCTGCCTTCCTACTTCCTTGacttcctcctcttcgtcgCTACCCCCATCTCCCCACAGTCCTCACTTCGTCCACCTGGAACATcaagaggagacagaggcgtctgaagtcacacacacttctctgaTTTCACCCTCACATGCACCGTCTCCCCCCACGCTGCCGTGCGACTGGCCAGCAGGCTCCGTGCGGCGGGTCAccaagcagctggagcagaagctgaGGCAGGAAATGGAGATAGCAGTTCCTCAGCGGTCCCCCCTGCATTCTCCCAGCGCCGAACACCCTCCTGCCAGACTTCCCCTGTGCTCCGTGAGCACCGAACAGCCTCCACTTCACTCCTTTCTGCACTCCACAGAACAAAGAGTCACTCAGGGAGAGATCGCGGCTGTTTCTGCTGAATCCAAAGACGAAGAGAAGCATACGGAGTCACGACGGGAGTATCAAAGACTCAACTCCTCAGGCACAGACAAACTCCCAGACCCTTCATGCTCCTCTGACTCAAATATCAGCCAAGTCTCTGATGCTACACctaacattacacacacacccacatgtaGCCATACTCTGAAATCCTCACTGACTTCTAACAGCCAGCTATTGGAATCACCTCTAGATACCTCAGCCTGGTCAAGTCAAAGCAAGCAGTGTCAAACACCACCCCAAGCCAGGTCAAACCGAACGACTCTGGATGGGGTGACGGTTCAGGAGTCAGATACAGATAGCGAGCTGGAGCCCAGTGTACAGAGCAGGACATGGGGCTGCGGCTCCAACTGCGAGGCTCAGATCAGACTGGCTCGCGGCAGCCAGGAACTGGAGAGAATTCAGCAGACGCTGAGAGAGCTGCAGGCTTTCCTCCATGAGGGAGCCAGCTTGGAGGTGACAGACAGCGAAATACAAGGACCGGAGCAGCCTCGCGGGCTGAGAGACGTGATGGACACGCAGCCAGGACCTTGTAAAGGGGTGAGTTCTGAACAGACCTCTCCACGCCTGGAAGTAGGGCAGCAGCTCGAAAAGAGACAAGACCAAAAAAGTTTTCAGGAGCCGGCGGGGTGGCACAGAGCCATGGAGCTGGAGGCACGGATCCGCCAGGCGGGTCTCACCCCCCCTTCTCTCATGAAGAGGTCGGCCTCCTTAGCTAAACTGGACTGTCTGGAGCTGTCGGCCAACGACCTCAATGACTTAGACCTCAGGCCACACACTAGGACGATATCAACACACTCCCAGGACTCGTTTAGCTTCTCCCCAGCTTACCCAGACGAAACCTGGAAGAAGCAGAAGGTGTTGGCTAAAAATAAGCCCGTTTTGTCCCGCGGTGACTCATCCTCGCCACcgtccctctgcctcccttcctcctccctccc
- the ssh2a gene encoding protein phosphatase Slingshot homolog 2 isoform X1 has translation MTLGAVSASDSSTAVSFCSCCGAKMVPYFSGDAMVSKNQINQLISESFLTVKGAALFLPRGNSPTPNSAPCISQRRNKHTGDLQKHLQTMFTVLRPEDTIRLAVRLESAYPQVTRYMVVVSTNGRQDTEESIVLGMDFSDSSCCTVGLVLPLWSDTLIHLDGDGGFSVSTVNRVHVFKPVSVQAMWSALQSLHKACEVARCHNYYPGSLFLTWVSYYQSRISSNQFCINEWNTMQDIESHRANSPILFTDLPTERERTERLIKMRLREIMMQKDLENVTCKEIRTELEMQMVCNLREFKEFIDNEMIIILGQMDRPTEIFDHVFLGSEWNASNLDELQNSGVRYILNVTREIDNFFPGMFEYHNIRVYDEEATNLLEYWNDTYKFITKAKKAGAKCLVHCKMGVSRSASTVIAYAMKEYGWDLDTAFEYVKEKRAVTKPNPSFMKQLEEYQGILLASKQRHNKLWRSHSDSDLSDRPESVCKPSSHSFGRSDSHNNNTSPSLHHFLGVAVLQALGAEPEDSAKSNTTHTSDSHSLCNGVCESPVQEEVRSDGGNPFLHPLPRARAATVIPEERLDNSASVAITVPVAVPHPPPLLHLLPPTPKLQRARQAPPTDLLISLPIHYVAEQNSSEDISPLTLESTTSDIVDQSLSDLTNDKSSPSSPSTATTFPLSIPLAPSDDNNNPSEFHMDSRGEADGSSNHSADSIDFFSAREKFLGLTQDGRSLLEQTQQRSPLSNEENEEAKSDEEEDQGKESQVSLQLEDSSDQTHYMHHDNGVSVRHIVTEIEAISHPASCLPTSLTSSSSSLPPSPHSPHFVHLEHQEETEASEVTHTSLISPSHAPSPPTLPCDWPAGSVRRVTKQLEQKLRQEMEIAVPQRSPLHSPSAEHPPARLPLCSVSTEQPPLHSFLHSTEQRVTQGEIAAVSAESKDEEKHTESRREYQRLNSSGTDKLPDPSCSSDSNISQVSDATPNITHTPTCSHTLKSSLTSNSQLLESPLDTSAWSSQSKQCQTPPQARSNRTTLDGVTVQESDTDSELEPSVQSRTWGCGSNCEAQIRLARGSQELERIQQTLRELQAFLHEGASLEVTDSEIQGPEQPRGLRDVMDTQPGPCKGVSSEQTSPRLEVGQQLEKRQDQKSFQEPAGWHRAMELEARIRQAGLTPPSLMKRSASLAKLDCLELSANDLNDLDLRPHTRTISTHSQDSFSFSPAYPDETWKKQKVLAKNKPVLSRGDSSSPPSLCLPSSSLPHHHPAKDAGEREEPDGSGSGAATPTRQQGRGQSSRRSRKSAEKKQRGVTVLYNTM, from the exons TATAAGTGAGAGCTTTCTCACTGTGAAAGGTGCAGCCCTGTTCCTTCCTAGGGGTAATAGCCCCACACCCAACTCCGCACCTTGCATCAGCCAACGCAGGAACAAGCACACAG gtgacCTCCAGAAGCATCTTCAGACCATGTTCACTGTGCTGCGGCCGGAGGACACCATCCGACTG GCCGTGCGTCTGGAGAGCGCCTACCCTCAGGTAACCCGTTACATGGTGGTGGTCTCCACCAATGGGCGACAAGACACAGAGGAAAGCATCGTCCTCGGCATGGACTTCTCTGATAG CAGCTGCTGTACCGTGGGCCTGGTTCTACCTCTTTGGAGTGACACTTTGATCCACTTGGATGGAGACGG CGGTTTTAGTGTGTCGACGGTGAACAGGGTTCATGTGTTCAAGCCGGTTTCTGTCCAGGCCATGTG GTCAGCCCTCCAGTCGCTCCACAAAGCATGCGAGGTGGCTCGTTGCCATAACTACTACCCAGGCAGCTTGTTCCTGACGTGGGTCAGCTACTACCAGAGCAGGATCTCATCCAACCAATTCTGTATCAATGAGTGGAACACCATGCAGGACATCGAGTCGCATCGTGCCAACTCACCCATTCTCTTCACAGACCT CCCCACAGAGCGGGAGCGCACAGAGAGGCTGATCAAAATGCGCCTCAGAGAGATTATGATGCAGAAGGACCTGGAGAACGTCACCTGCAAAGAG ATCCGAACAGAGCTGGAGATGCAGATGGTGTGCAACCTGAGAGAGTTTAAGGAATTCATAGACAACGAGATGATAATCATCCTGGGACAGATGGACAGGCCCACTGAAATCTTTGATCATGTTTTTCTG GGCTCTGAGTGGAATGCATCCAACCTGGATGAGCTTCAGAACAGCGG AGTGCGTTACATCCTGAATGTGACCAGGGAGATAGACAACTTCTTCCCAGGGATGTTTGAGTACCACAACATTAGAGTGTATGATGAAGAAGCCACCAACCTGCTGGAGTACTGGAATGACACCTACAAATTTATCACCAAAGCCAA GAAAGCTGGGGCTAAGTGTCTGGTCCACTGTAAGATGGGTGTGAGCCGGTCCGCCTCCACAGTCATCGCCTATGCCATGAAGGAGTACGGCTGGGACCTGGACACTGCCTTCGAGTACGTCAAAGAGAAACGAGCTGTCACCAAACCAAACCCTTCCTTTatgaaacagctggaggagtaTCAGGGAATTCTGCTGGCCAG TAAACAAAGGCACAATAAGCTGTGGCGCTCCCACTCGGACAGCGATCTGTCTGACCGCCCAGAGTCTGTGTGTAAACCTTCGTCCCACTCCTTTGGCCGCTCTGACTCTCACAACAATAACACCTCCCCCTCCTTACATCACTTCCTGGGCGTGGCCGTGCTGCAAGCACTCGGCGCTGAACCGGAAGACTCGGCCAAatcaaacaccacacacacctctgaCTCACACTCACTCTGCAACGGTGTGTGTGAGTCACCGGTTCAGGAGGAGGTCAGATCAGATGGTGGAAACCCCTTCCTGCATCCCCTTCCCAGGGCTCGGGCAGCCACTGTAATTCCAGAGGAAAGACTGGACAATTCAGCAAGCGTGGCCATAACTGTTCCTGTCGCTGTGCCCCACCCGCCACCGCTGCTTCACCTTCTACCTCCTACCCCCAAACTGCAGCGTGCTCGCCAGGCTCCTCCCACAGACTTGTTGATTTCCCTGCCCATACACTATGTGGCCGAGCAAAACAGCTCAGAGGACATTTCTCCCCTCACTCTGGAATCCACCACTTCTGATATAGTAGATCAGTCATTATCAGATTTAACAAATGACAAAAGCAGCCCTTCCAGCCCTTCTACTGCCACCACTTTTCCTCTGAGTATTCCCCTCGCTCCAAGTGATGACAACAACAACCCCAGTGAGTTTCATATGGACAGCCGGGGCGAGGCCGATGGGTCGTCCAACCACAGCGCAGACAGCATCGACTTCTTCAGTGCCAGGGAAAAGTTTCTGGGCTTGACACAAGACGGTAGGAGCCTTTtggagcagacgcagcagaggTCACCGCTGTCGAACGAGGAAAATGAGGAAGCGAaatcagatgaggaggaagatcaAGGAAAGGAGAGTCAG GTGTCTCTGCAGTTGGAAGACAGCTCTGACCAAACTCACTATATGCACCATGACAATGGAGTCTCCGTCCGCCATATTGTAACAGAGATCGAAGCCATATCCCACCCTGCCTCCTGCCTTCCTACTTCCTTGacttcctcctcttcgtcgCTACCCCCATCTCCCCACAGTCCTCACTTCGTCCACCTGGAACATcaagaggagacagaggcgtctgaagtcacacacacttctctgaTTTCACCCTCACATGCACCGTCTCCCCCCACGCTGCCGTGCGACTGGCCAGCAGGCTCCGTGCGGCGGGTCAccaagcagctggagcagaagctgaGGCAGGAAATGGAGATAGCAGTTCCTCAGCGGTCCCCCCTGCATTCTCCCAGCGCCGAACACCCTCCTGCCAGACTTCCCCTGTGCTCCGTGAGCACCGAACAGCCTCCACTTCACTCCTTTCTGCACTCCACAGAACAAAGAGTCACTCAGGGAGAGATCGCGGCTGTTTCTGCTGAATCCAAAGACGAAGAGAAGCATACGGAGTCACGACGGGAGTATCAAAGACTCAACTCCTCAGGCACAGACAAACTCCCAGACCCTTCATGCTCCTCTGACTCAAATATCAGCCAAGTCTCTGATGCTACACctaacattacacacacacccacatgtaGCCATACTCTGAAATCCTCACTGACTTCTAACAGCCAGCTATTGGAATCACCTCTAGATACCTCAGCCTGGTCAAGTCAAAGCAAGCAGTGTCAAACACCACCCCAAGCCAGGTCAAACCGAACGACTCTGGATGGGGTGACGGTTCAGGAGTCAGATACAGATAGCGAGCTGGAGCCCAGTGTACAGAGCAGGACATGGGGCTGCGGCTCCAACTGCGAGGCTCAGATCAGACTGGCTCGCGGCAGCCAGGAACTGGAGAGAATTCAGCAGACGCTGAGAGAGCTGCAGGCTTTCCTCCATGAGGGAGCCAGCTTGGAGGTGACAGACAGCGAAATACAAGGACCGGAGCAGCCTCGCGGGCTGAGAGACGTGATGGACACGCAGCCAGGACCTTGTAAAGGGGTGAGTTCTGAACAGACCTCTCCACGCCTGGAAGTAGGGCAGCAGCTCGAAAAGAGACAAGACCAAAAAAGTTTTCAGGAGCCGGCGGGGTGGCACAGAGCCATGGAGCTGGAGGCACGGATCCGCCAGGCGGGTCTCACCCCCCCTTCTCTCATGAAGAGGTCGGCCTCCTTAGCTAAACTGGACTGTCTGGAGCTGTCGGCCAACGACCTCAATGACTTAGACCTCAGGCCACACACTAGGACGATATCAACACACTCCCAGGACTCGTTTAGCTTCTCCCCAGCTTACCCAGACGAAACCTGGAAGAAGCAGAAGGTGTTGGCTAAAAATAAGCCCGTTTTGTCCCGCGGTGACTCATCCTCGCCACcgtccctctgcctcccttcctcctccctccc